A stretch of the Saprospiraceae bacterium genome encodes the following:
- a CDS encoding polyisoprenoid-binding protein: protein MQTTTAKAIQTKWMLDPSHSELVFKVKHLMIANVKGSFRSFSAIIDGEDFRTAPIHVTIEASSVFTNDDNRDGHLRTPDFFDVETFRTISFESSNFKKLDGEHYQLTGILTIKGISREVKLQVEFGGTNTDPYGNEKAGFSVSGSINRSEWGLNWNAALETGGVLVSDEVKIQAELQFVRKSDSI from the coding sequence ATGCAAACAACAACAGCAAAAGCAATTCAAACGAAGTGGATGCTTGATCCTTCGCACAGTGAACTGGTTTTCAAAGTAAAGCACTTAATGATTGCAAATGTGAAAGGATCATTCAGATCGTTTTCAGCAATTATTGATGGGGAAGATTTCAGAACGGCACCGATTCATGTTACAATTGAGGCAAGCTCTGTGTTTACCAATGATGATAACCGCGACGGTCATTTAAGAACACCGGATTTTTTTGACGTGGAAACCTTTAGAACCATTTCATTTGAAAGCAGCAATTTTAAAAAACTAGATGGAGAGCACTATCAACTGACAGGAATACTTACTATTAAAGGAATTTCACGAGAAGTAAAATTGCAGGTTGAATTTGGTGGCACCAACACCGATCCGTACGGTAATGAAAAAGCTGGGTTTTCAGTGAGTGGTAGTATCAATCGTTCGGAGTGGGGATTAAATTGGAATGCTGCTTTAGAGACAGGAGGTGTTTTAGTAAGTGATGAAGTAAAAATTCAAGCTGAATTGCAATTTGTCAGAAAATCAGATTCAATTTAA
- the ygiD gene encoding 4,5-DOPA dioxygenase extradiol, whose translation MRRKRFLQALTLLPIAGAVMKLNDLYKGLQELEYTEKMPVLFLGHGSPMNAIEENEFVRGFRNIAKVISKPKAILCISAHWETKGTFVTAMDKPATIHDFGGFPQALFDVQYPAPGSPELAQQTKDIVHKTQIGMDTKWGLDHGAWSVIKHLYPKADVPVIQMSLDYTLSPQAHYDLASELFSLRQKGILIIGSGNMVHNLGMIAWDKLNSDSYGFDWALEARDKMNQAILNGNHQSLIDFRSQGKAFDLSIPTPEHYLPLLYALALKDKSDPIELFNDKAIAGSLTMTSVKIG comes from the coding sequence ATGAGGCGAAAACGATTTTTACAAGCTTTAACACTATTGCCAATAGCCGGTGCTGTTATGAAACTGAATGATTTATATAAGGGTTTGCAAGAGTTGGAATATACAGAAAAAATGCCCGTTCTGTTTCTGGGTCATGGCAGTCCAATGAATGCCATTGAAGAAAATGAATTTGTAAGAGGGTTCAGAAACATTGCGAAAGTTATTTCAAAACCAAAAGCGATTCTGTGCATTTCAGCTCATTGGGAAACCAAAGGCACTTTCGTAACAGCCATGGATAAACCTGCAACGATTCACGATTTTGGAGGATTTCCACAAGCTTTATTTGATGTACAATATCCTGCTCCCGGCAGTCCGGAGTTGGCTCAACAAACAAAGGATATCGTGCACAAAACCCAAATCGGAATGGATACGAAATGGGGCTTAGATCATGGGGCCTGGAGTGTCATCAAACATTTATATCCAAAGGCAGATGTACCGGTCATTCAAATGAGTTTAGATTATACACTGAGTCCACAGGCTCATTACGATTTAGCAAGTGAATTGTTTAGTCTAAGACAGAAAGGGATCTTAATCATTGGAAGTGGCAATATGGTTCATAATTTGGGCATGATAGCCTGGGATAAACTAAATTCAGATTCTTATGGTTTTGACTGGGCTTTGGAAGCCCGCGATAAAATGAATCAAGCCATATTAAATGGAAATCATCAAAGTTTGATTGATTTTCGTTCACAAGGAAAGGCATTTGATCTTTCCATTCCAACCCCTGAGCATTATTTGCCTTTGTTGTATGCATTGGCCTTAAAGGATAAAAGCGATCCAATCGAATTATTTAATGACAAAGCAATCGCTGGATCCCTGACCATGACATCCGTAAAAATTGGATGA
- a CDS encoding helix-turn-helix transcriptional regulator: MLKSLFHIFKLNREDALKIIAAPDPPHAHDYEELILGMTGKLEHFIDFKTETYEAPFASFVSKGKTHRVIPHLQNDQCEVWVIRFQSEFIPETTFQLYSYYHDHATIKMQAGRCFNRLLSLCELMHAEMQYSTPDLAVVRHLLSALFTMIESERKKISEDAGSYAKTQNTTFKNFLKILEENYLRPEGVEFYAEKLFMSSRNLNLICQNILQKSVSEIIETRKLIEAKNQLINTDKTVAEIAFDLGYNEHAYFTNVFKRKSGQTPTEFRQEIRQLVS, from the coding sequence ATGCTTAAGTCGCTGTTTCACATTTTTAAATTGAACCGGGAGGATGCACTGAAAATTATAGCTGCCCCTGATCCACCCCATGCCCACGATTATGAAGAACTGATCCTGGGTATGACCGGTAAATTAGAGCATTTTATTGATTTTAAAACAGAAACTTACGAAGCCCCTTTTGCCAGTTTTGTTTCGAAAGGAAAAACGCACCGGGTGATCCCTCATTTGCAAAATGACCAATGCGAGGTATGGGTTATCCGATTCCAAAGTGAGTTTATTCCAGAGACTACGTTTCAATTGTATTCTTATTATCATGATCATGCTACGATCAAAATGCAGGCTGGCAGATGTTTTAACAGATTGCTCAGTTTGTGTGAACTCATGCATGCAGAAATGCAATACAGTACTCCTGATCTGGCGGTTGTCAGGCATTTATTAAGTGCTTTATTTACTATGATTGAGTCTGAGCGAAAAAAGATTTCTGAAGATGCCGGTTCCTATGCAAAAACTCAAAACACTACTTTTAAAAATTTTCTAAAAATTCTGGAGGAAAATTATCTGCGACCCGAAGGTGTGGAATTTTATGCGGAAAAATTATTTATGTCCAGCAGAAATCTCAATTTAATCTGTCAGAATATTTTGCAAAAAAGTGTTTCAGAAATTATTGAAACCCGCAAACTGATTGAAGCTAAGAATCAATTAATCAATACCGATAAAACCGTAGCCGAAATTGCTTTTGACCTTGGATACAACGAGCACGCCTATTTCACCAATGTCTTTAAGAGAAAATCTGGGCAAACGCCAACTGAATTCCGGCAAGAAATACGGCAGTTGGTTTCCTGA